In Methanobrevibacter sp., a genomic segment contains:
- a CDS encoding OB-fold nucleic acid binding domain-containing protein, whose protein sequence is MQEEILQLYEKIKDQVSEEEFLEEIANMKEKNNDVGFIDDYEAAQLVVQNYEGVDTSIFSKPSNDDSEEMPFEVSAGNEDSEEEDELTMTEELQESYDKVKDQITEEEFLEKIKEQKALNSHNPYMDNISLANMVVEEIIDDEEEVEVVSEKPEYSNKSIKDLEDGSKDTNVSGRVISISNKRSFKTRKGKEGEVCNVELQDNTGTMRCVFWTQNMTLLKKFNEGDIIQIKGVDIKEGYSGLEANLRPRSTVVHLEEDNSKYPVYEETITDIADIEPETKVNIIARILRIPTIRSYEKNGKQGKVASLELQDATGKITYTLWNKNVELIQDLKLEDGDTVKILAAQARERQNRDGQQEISLTHWDGRIIKGDYDVPEIEQEFSQIGDLSEQKDVSIKGVVIRLQDIRTFLRKKDNSEGRLRNFDVGDSTGSIRVTVWGDDTALPINKGDIIKIIGGDVRFDDYTESGYSMNTNFNTQITINPENLTVEELDEFESIREQLRPVPIGQIAEIDDEGKEIDVVGRILSVNDVNEFQRDDGSVGIVRSVMFADESGKVQLSFWNERAQEEYVVGDAYQIENARTRLGMMSVDLNIGSGSRVIKLSEEQASAMFIPELSTLEKTIYNPKKIEDLDEDEEDTIIVGRIIEINDVREFDRDTGDSGHVRNIEIADDTGTIRVALWDNDALKERQVGDGIKLQNPRLALNMDNRLEANVSRATTLLEPSESEMEDLPSIEELMEAIYVPKSIESLLEDDTNVCVTGRIIDVNTERVLRKKCPNCHQTVEEAIDEYICDNCGHIFDEPDYLLMVPTRIEDETGDIQVTFFDKLAEELIGMKKEEIISLVDDGYGIEDKLEDLNGLTIEIIANVSFDEFNEENRLSPKKILNKYF, encoded by the coding sequence ATGCAAGAAGAAATTTTACAATTATATGAAAAAATCAAAGATCAAGTTTCTGAAGAAGAGTTTTTAGAAGAAATCGCAAATATGAAAGAAAAAAATAATGATGTCGGTTTCATTGACGATTATGAAGCAGCACAGCTAGTTGTACAAAACTATGAAGGTGTTGACACATCAATATTTTCCAAGCCTTCAAATGACGATTCTGAAGAAATGCCGTTTGAAGTTTCCGCTGGCAATGAAGATTCCGAAGAAGAAGACGAATTGACAATGACAGAAGAACTTCAAGAAAGTTATGATAAAGTTAAAGACCAAATTACTGAAGAGGAATTCCTTGAAAAAATCAAAGAACAGAAAGCTTTGAATTCCCATAATCCTTATATGGATAATATTTCCTTGGCTAATATGGTCGTTGAAGAAATTATAGATGATGAAGAAGAAGTGGAAGTTGTTTCAGAAAAACCTGAATACTCCAACAAATCAATTAAGGATTTGGAAGACGGAAGCAAAGACACCAATGTTTCCGGTAGGGTAATATCAATATCCAATAAAAGGTCATTCAAAACACGCAAAGGTAAAGAAGGTGAAGTCTGTAATGTGGAACTTCAGGACAATACCGGTACAATGAGATGTGTTTTCTGGACCCAGAACATGACCCTATTAAAGAAATTCAATGAAGGGGACATTATCCAAATTAAAGGTGTCGATATTAAAGAGGGATATTCCGGACTTGAAGCCAACCTAAGGCCAAGATCAACTGTTGTCCATCTTGAGGAAGATAATTCCAAATATCCTGTATATGAAGAAACAATCACAGATATTGCCGATATCGAACCTGAAACCAAAGTAAATATCATTGCAAGAATACTCAGAATTCCAACCATTAGAAGCTATGAAAAGAATGGTAAACAGGGTAAGGTAGCATCCCTTGAATTACAGGATGCAACAGGAAAAATCACTTACACCTTATGGAATAAGAATGTTGAATTAATCCAGGATTTAAAACTTGAAGACGGAGATACAGTAAAAATTCTTGCAGCGCAAGCTCGTGAAAGACAAAATAGGGATGGTCAGCAGGAAATCTCTTTAACCCATTGGGACGGCAGAATCATAAAAGGGGATTATGATGTGCCTGAAATTGAACAGGAATTTTCCCAAATCGGTGATTTAAGCGAGCAAAAAGATGTTTCCATTAAAGGAGTAGTCATAAGACTTCAGGATATCAGAACATTCTTAAGAAAAAAAGACAACTCAGAAGGCAGGTTAAGAAACTTCGATGTTGGAGACTCAACAGGTTCCATCAGAGTAACCGTCTGGGGTGATGATACTGCTCTACCAATAAATAAAGGAGATATCATTAAAATTATTGGAGGAGACGTTCGTTTTGATGATTACACAGAAAGCGGATATTCCATGAATACCAATTTCAATACTCAAATTACAATTAATCCTGAAAATCTTACAGTGGAAGAATTAGATGAATTCGAATCCATAAGGGAACAGTTAAGACCGGTTCCAATCGGACAAATTGCTGAAATCGACGATGAAGGTAAGGAAATAGATGTCGTCGGTAGAATCCTTTCAGTAAATGATGTCAATGAGTTCCAACGTGACGACGGTTCAGTCGGCATTGTACGTTCAGTAATGTTTGCTGATGAATCAGGTAAGGTTCAGCTCTCATTCTGGAATGAAAGGGCTCAGGAGGAATATGTTGTTGGCGATGCATATCAAATTGAAAATGCCAGAACCAGACTCGGAATGATGAGTGTTGATTTAAATATCGGAAGCGGATCCAGAGTAATTAAATTATCCGAAGAACAGGCATCCGCAATGTTCATACCTGAACTGTCCACATTAGAAAAGACTATTTACAACCCTAAAAAGATTGAAGATCTTGATGAAGACGAAGAGGACACAATCATTGTCGGAAGAATAATTGAAATAAATGACGTAAGAGAATTCGACAGGGATACAGGTGACAGCGGTCATGTCAGAAATATAGAAATTGCAGACGATACTGGAACCATCAGGGTAGCTTTATGGGATAATGATGCTTTAAAAGAAAGACAAGTTGGTGACGGAATCAAATTACAAAATCCACGCTTAGCACTTAATATGGATAACCGTTTAGAAGCTAATGTTTCAAGAGCCACTACTCTTCTCGAACCTAGTGAAAGTGAAATGGAAGATTTACCTTCAATTGAAGAGTTAATGGAAGCAATATATGTTCCAAAATCAATCGAATCATTACTTGAAGATGATACCAATGTATGTGTCACAGGTAGGATTATAGATGTGAACACCGAAAGGGTTCTTCGTAAAAAATGTCCTAATTGTCATCAGACTGTTGAAGAGGCCATCGATGAATACATCTGTGACAATTGCGGTCACATCTTTGATGAGCCGGATTATCTCCTCATGGTTCCTACAAGAATTGAAGATGAAACAGGAGATATTCAGGTAACATTCTTCGATAAACTTGCCGAAGAGCTTATTGGAATGAAAAAAGAAGAAATTATTAGTCTTGTTGATGATGGTTATGGAATTGAAGACAAACTAGAAGATCTCAATGGATTAACTATTGAAATTATTGCTAATGTTAGTTTTGATGAATTTAATGAAGAAAACAGGCTCAGCCCTAAAAAAATCTTAAACAAATATTTTTAA
- a CDS encoding glycosyltransferase family 2 protein has product MKVSVVTPNYNGERFLKAFFESLENDSECIGEVIIVDNGSEDGSRDFIKNSSFTFPVKLIENNQNMGFAPAVNQGIANASYEYIFSLNNDTEVMKGSIKHLVDTLSSGDDIFSVQAKMLQYDNKDLIDDVGDEYNLLAWTKKTGENHRSEEYVEVREIFSSCAGAALYRKSVLEELGMFDDNFFAYMEDVDLAIRSKINGYRNLLCPQAVVYHIGSATSGSRYNEFKVRLAARNNVWVVYKNIPIPFKITNFIFLFLGFFIKYLFFLRKGFGPVYFSGIKEGLSTRGKIEKTHFKSKNTINYLKFEYRLIINTIKFIKR; this is encoded by the coding sequence ATGAAAGTTTCTGTTGTAACACCAAATTATAACGGGGAAAGGTTTTTGAAAGCCTTCTTCGAATCACTTGAAAATGATAGCGAATGCATTGGAGAAGTTATCATAGTAGATAACGGATCAGAAGATGGCAGTAGAGATTTCATTAAAAATTCCTCATTCACATTTCCGGTAAAGCTGATTGAAAACAATCAAAACATGGGTTTTGCTCCTGCAGTCAATCAGGGAATTGCAAATGCCAGTTATGAATATATATTCTCCCTAAACAATGATACTGAGGTTATGAAAGGTTCAATCAAGCATCTGGTTGACACATTATCTTCCGGTGACGATATATTTTCAGTTCAGGCCAAAATGCTTCAATATGACAATAAGGATTTGATTGATGATGTGGGAGATGAATACAATCTTCTTGCATGGACCAAAAAGACAGGCGAAAACCACAGAAGCGAGGAATATGTCGAGGTCAGGGAGATATTTTCATCCTGTGCAGGGGCAGCACTGTATAGAAAATCAGTGCTGGAAGAGCTTGGAATGTTTGACGACAACTTCTTTGCATACATGGAAGACGTTGATTTGGCTATACGCTCAAAAATAAACGGTTATAGAAACCTGCTATGCCCTCAGGCTGTAGTTTATCATATAGGAAGTGCAACAAGCGGCAGCAGATACAATGAATTTAAGGTAAGGCTTGCGGCCCGTAACAACGTCTGGGTTGTCTACAAGAATATTCCGATTCCATTCAAGATTACCAATTTCATATTCCTGTTTTTAGGTTTTTTCATTAAGTACCTGTTCTTTTTAAGGAAAGGTTTCGGTCCGGTTTACTTTTCCGGAATCAAAGAGGGTTTGTCTACAAGAGGCAAAATTGAAAAAACCCACTTTAAATCAAAAAATACAATAAATTATTTAAAATTTGAATATAGATTAATTATTAACACTATTAAATTTATTAAAAGGTAA
- a CDS encoding glycosyltransferase family 2 protein: MNLSVVIVNYRTFELTRDTVNSIFEYSYPFDLEVIVVDNASGDDSLSRLQDYFKDKVRFIESGENRGFAAGNNLALREVSSDYVLLLNSDTVVWQDTLEEIYRYMEAHPDVGACGCRVRLENGELDKACKRTFPNVKNSFFRLFHIPTKSKDDNYNLTNLPDDGVYEIDCLTGAFMFMRKDALDDAGLLDETFFMYGEDIDLCYRIKKSGWKIVYYGKSSITHLKGASSKKQKNKLIYEFYRAMYVYYKKHHAHESSFIVNIVVYIGIAVLCILKLFLNLFKTKS, translated from the coding sequence ATGAATCTTTCAGTCGTCATTGTAAACTATCGGACATTTGAGCTAACCCGAGATACAGTCAACTCCATTTTCGAATATTCATATCCATTTGATCTGGAGGTTATTGTAGTTGACAATGCATCCGGCGATGACAGCCTATCCAGACTGCAGGATTATTTTAAGGATAAAGTCAGGTTCATAGAATCCGGCGAAAACAGGGGTTTTGCAGCAGGAAACAACCTTGCATTAAGAGAGGTTTCAAGCGATTATGTGCTGCTTTTGAATTCAGATACGGTCGTATGGCAGGACACTCTTGAGGAAATTTACCGCTATATGGAAGCCCATCCTGATGTCGGAGCATGCGGATGCAGGGTCAGACTTGAAAACGGTGAACTCGACAAGGCATGCAAAAGAACCTTTCCAAACGTTAAAAACTCTTTTTTCAGGCTATTCCACATTCCGACAAAAAGCAAGGACGACAATTACAATCTCACCAACCTTCCCGATGACGGGGTTTATGAAATCGATTGTCTTACAGGTGCTTTCATGTTCATGAGAAAGGATGCCCTGGATGATGCAGGACTTCTCGACGAGACATTTTTCATGTATGGTGAAGACATTGACCTGTGCTACCGTATAAAAAAGTCCGGATGGAAGATAGTCTATTACGGTAAATCTTCAATAACTCATCTCAAGGGAGCCAGCAGTAAAAAACAAAAAAACAAGCTTATTTATGAGTTTTACCGTGCAATGTATGTATACTATAAAAAACATCATGCCCATGAATCTTCATTCATAGTAAATATTGTTGTATATATTGGAATTGCTGTTTTATGCATTTTAAAGCTATTTTTAAATTTATTTAAAACTAAAAGTTAA
- a CDS encoding AEC family transporter: protein MNAIETTILSIILMIALGYVLKRIDFLSEKDIDPFNKIVMYILLPCMIFHALYNSNLASIPNLGILPLVILSSSVITGIVSYFILKQLKLDDRTLWSVLVTVMIANTGFMGYPVTLGIFGQEGFLRAIFCDIATLCTFLLLSFILIMKFGGTIKTAIKKIAFFPPLWAVIFGLILNFVNIPIGPVLDNTINYLGQGAIPLIMVTLGLSIDFSALSRSKSMIVFTSIMKLAFFPLVAFFVAGYLGLVNLESTISIVEAAMPSGMMSLLLAITYKLDYELTSDCILINTVISLITLPVIISIL, encoded by the coding sequence ATGAATGCTATTGAAACTACTATTTTATCTATAATCCTGATGATTGCTTTGGGATATGTTCTCAAGCGTATTGACTTTTTAAGCGAAAAGGACATCGACCCGTTCAATAAAATAGTAATGTACATATTATTGCCCTGCATGATTTTTCATGCTTTATACAATTCTAATTTAGCTTCAATTCCTAATCTGGGCATTTTACCTTTGGTAATATTGTCATCTTCAGTGATAACTGGTATTGTTTCCTATTTTATCTTAAAACAGTTGAAATTGGATGACCGGACATTATGGTCTGTTCTTGTCACTGTGATGATTGCAAATACTGGGTTTATGGGATATCCGGTTACCTTGGGTATTTTTGGACAGGAAGGTTTTTTAAGGGCGATATTTTGTGATATTGCAACATTATGCACATTCCTGCTTCTTTCATTTATCCTGATAATGAAATTTGGCGGAACCATCAAAACTGCAATTAAAAAGATAGCATTTTTCCCGCCGCTATGGGCAGTCATTTTCGGTTTGATACTGAATTTTGTCAACATCCCAATAGGGCCTGTTCTTGACAATACAATAAATTATCTTGGTCAGGGTGCAATTCCACTTATTATGGTAACTTTGGGTCTTTCAATTGACTTTTCTGCGTTAAGCAGATCAAAATCCATGATTGTATTTACATCCATTATGAAATTGGCTTTCTTCCCGTTGGTGGCATTTTTTGTTGCAGGATATCTGGGTCTTGTTAATCTGGAATCCACGATTTCAATTGTTGAAGCTGCAATGCCGTCTGGAATGATGTCACTTCTTCTGGCGATAACATATAAGCTTGATTATGAGCTGACCTCTGACTGCATATTGATCAACACTGTAATCT
- the radA gene encoding DNA repair and recombination protein RadA translates to MVELADLPGVGEKTAEKLRDAGFADMMRLATATPKELSVKAEIGEGVAEKVIEAARRAENIDFETALEVDERRKDVGHITVGSQEFNDLIGGGIETQSITEVFGEFGSGKSQISHELAVTVQLPEELGGLDGECVFVDTENTFRPERVRQIAEGFDLDVEQVLSRIHVARAFNSAHQILMVDKINELIQNGANIKLVIVDSLMAHFRAEYVGRESLAVRQQKLNQHLHSLQQIANTYNVAVFLTNQVQAKPDSFFGSPTKAIGGHVLGHASTYRIWLKKGLAGKRIARLVDSPHLPEGECVFKITSEGIVS, encoded by the coding sequence ATGGTAGAATTAGCAGATTTACCAGGTGTTGGTGAAAAAACAGCGGAAAAATTAAGGGATGCAGGTTTTGCTGATATGATGAGATTAGCTACTGCTACTCCAAAAGAATTATCAGTTAAAGCAGAAATCGGTGAAGGTGTAGCTGAAAAAGTTATTGAAGCTGCTCGTCGTGCTGAAAACATTGATTTCGAAACTGCTTTGGAAGTTGATGAAAGAAGAAAAGACGTTGGTCACATTACTGTAGGCAGTCAGGAATTCAATGATTTAATTGGCGGAGGAATCGAAACTCAATCAATCACTGAAGTATTCGGTGAATTCGGATCCGGTAAAAGTCAAATTTCCCATGAATTGGCCGTTACTGTTCAATTGCCAGAAGAGCTCGGTGGTCTTGACGGTGAATGTGTATTTGTAGATACTGAAAACACTTTCCGTCCTGAAAGAGTAAGACAAATTGCCGAAGGTTTTGATTTGGATGTTGAACAGGTACTAAGCAGAATTCATGTTGCCCGTGCTTTCAATTCTGCTCACCAGATTTTAATGGTTGACAAAATCAATGAACTTATTCAAAATGGAGCTAACATCAAACTGGTTATTGTCGATTCCCTGATGGCTCACTTCAGGGCAGAATATGTTGGTAGGGAATCTTTAGCTGTAAGGCAACAAAAGTTAAATCAGCATTTACATTCACTTCAACAGATTGCAAATACCTACAATGTTGCTGTATTTTTAACTAACCAGGTACAAGCAAAACCGGATTCATTCTTTGGAAGTCCTACAAAAGCTATCGGTGGGCATGTTTTAGGACACGCATCCACTTACAGAATCTGGCTTAAAAAAGGTCTTGCAGGTAAAAGGATTGCTCGTTTAGTTGACTCTCCTCATTTGCCTGAAGGTGAATGTGTATTTAAAATTACTAGCGAAGGTATCGTTAGTTAA
- a CDS encoding undecaprenyl-phosphate glucose phosphotransferase, producing MIKENQRLLNIALVLIDVLVVVVSLACSFWLRFHTVLFGPIGGHLPLHSYVLFLVFAVIPIYLILYFAFGLYKPRRTYKNIFSEATQIIKVNIVAFFGLVSVLFIINEPDFSRIMLILLAIIASFLGIVERFTIRNFLKNIRANNRNLKHILIVGDNDLAFSFARKIKDNPYLGFVVSGILGRSAHIGDEIAGTKIIGAFKDLDEILENNNFDRVVLAIPLMYYYRINELVESCEKVGIKAEIIPDYIRYFPAQPSVDMIEDIPIINIRYVPLDDEFNKFLKYASDYIISIIAIVITSPVMLITAIAIKLTSRGPIIFKQERIGHNGKPFNMYKFRSMKVQDPSEEKSEWTTKDDPRKTAVGNFIRKTSIDELPQFFNVLKGDMSVVGPRPERPYFVEQFKKDVPKYMVKHQVRPGITGWAQIHGCRGDTSIKKRIEYDIEYVENWHMGLDLAIMIKTALKKNPNAY from the coding sequence ATGATAAAGGAAAATCAACGATTATTGAATATAGCTTTAGTTTTAATTGACGTTCTAGTCGTAGTTGTGTCTTTGGCATGTTCATTTTGGTTGAGGTTCCATACAGTCTTATTTGGACCTATCGGAGGGCATTTGCCCCTTCACAGTTATGTTCTTTTTTTAGTATTTGCAGTAATTCCGATTTATCTTATATTGTATTTTGCTTTCGGCCTTTACAAGCCGCGCAGAACATATAAGAATATATTTTCAGAAGCAACCCAGATAATCAAAGTCAATATTGTAGCGTTTTTCGGTCTGGTTTCAGTGCTGTTCATCATTAATGAGCCTGACTTTTCAAGAATAATGCTCATCCTTTTGGCAATCATAGCCTCATTTCTGGGGATTGTGGAACGTTTCACAATCAGAAACTTCCTGAAAAACATTCGCGCAAACAACAGAAACCTGAAGCACATTCTAATTGTCGGGGACAATGACCTTGCATTTTCATTTGCACGCAAAATCAAGGATAATCCTTATCTGGGATTTGTTGTAAGCGGAATTTTAGGACGTTCAGCCCACATCGGTGATGAGATTGCGGGAACTAAAATAATAGGTGCATTTAAGGATTTGGATGAGATACTTGAAAACAACAACTTCGACAGGGTTGTTCTGGCAATTCCTCTCATGTATTACTACCGTATCAATGAGCTTGTGGAAAGCTGTGAAAAGGTTGGAATTAAAGCGGAAATCATTCCGGATTATATCAGGTATTTCCCGGCACAGCCTTCAGTGGACATGATAGAGGACATTCCAATTATCAATATACGTTACGTTCCTCTGGACGATGAGTTCAACAAGTTTCTCAAGTATGCTTCAGATTATATCATTTCAATAATAGCCATTGTAATAACATCACCTGTCATGCTAATTACCGCAATAGCTATTAAGTTGACATCTAGGGGACCGATAATATTCAAGCAGGAAAGAATCGGCCATAACGGAAAGCCTTTCAATATGTATAAGTTCAGAAGCATGAAAGTTCAGGATCCTAGCGAGGAAAAATCCGAATGGACTACAAAAGACGATCCCCGTAAGACTGCGGTAGGTAATTTTATTAGAAAAACTAGTATTGATGAACTGCCTCAATTTTTCAATGTTTTAAAAGGTGACATGAGCGTTGTAGGTCCAAGACCTGAAAGGCCTTACTTTGTAGAGCAATTTAAAAAGGATGTTCCGAAATATATGGTTAAGCATCAGGTGCGCCCGGGCATTACAGGATGGGCTCAAATCCATGGATGCCGTGGAGACACATCCATTAAAAAGCGTATAGAATATGATATTGAATACGTAGAAAACTGGCATATGGGTTTGGATTTGGCTATAATGATTAAAACAGCCTTAAAGAAAAATCCTAATGCATATTAG
- a CDS encoding CDP-glycerol glycerophosphotransferase family protein, with product MRYIKHRIYGALFKLYKYTYVEKNRVTFIIDSNESFKGNLDYIKKEFEKRGNFDFHFFYKDKLSFSAFKTLASSRFIFLNDNFFPLAFMNFSPKNIVVQLWHAPGAFKKFGGSVDLKSRKVLKKAGEHTDYLIVSSRNIQEFYREAFQIPKTKIKPLGLPRADYYFEDHDIEDLKSKFFEKYNFSSDKKIILYTPTFRDEEKYNNVFDFLDLEKFNESLGDEYVLALRLHPKIKNFYKDDISAGGDYIDCSDYPSEQELLLISDILITDYSSIMIEFALLNKPIVFFTYDYDSYLNKERGFYFDFKSTVPGPVVYDSNQLIDVIKNHEFDESRILEFVKTQFDEIDGHASERVVDYLLK from the coding sequence ATGAGGTATATTAAACATAGGATTTATGGAGCCTTATTTAAATTATACAAATACACTTATGTAGAAAAAAACAGGGTCACGTTCATAATAGACTCCAACGAATCCTTTAAAGGCAATTTGGATTATATAAAAAAGGAATTTGAAAAAAGAGGAAATTTCGATTTTCATTTTTTCTACAAGGATAAGCTATCTTTCAGTGCTTTTAAAACCTTAGCTAGCTCCAGATTCATATTTTTAAATGATAACTTTTTTCCTTTGGCGTTCATGAACTTCAGCCCTAAAAATATTGTTGTCCAGCTATGGCATGCGCCGGGTGCATTTAAGAAATTCGGCGGATCAGTTGATTTGAAAAGCAGGAAAGTGCTCAAAAAGGCAGGGGAACATACGGATTATCTAATAGTCTCTTCACGAAATATTCAGGAATTTTACCGTGAGGCTTTTCAAATTCCAAAAACCAAAATCAAGCCTTTGGGTCTTCCAAGAGCGGATTATTATTTTGAAGACCATGACATTGAGGATTTGAAATCCAAATTTTTCGAAAAGTACAATTTCAGTTCCGATAAAAAGATTATTCTCTACACTCCTACATTCAGGGATGAGGAAAAGTACAATAACGTTTTTGATTTCCTTGATTTGGAGAAATTCAATGAGTCTTTAGGTGATGAATATGTTTTGGCTCTCAGACTTCATCCGAAAATCAAGAATTTCTACAAGGACGATATTTCCGCAGGAGGGGATTATATTGACTGCAGCGACTATCCTTCAGAACAGGAGCTGCTTTTGATTAGTGACATACTGATTACCGATTATTCCTCCATCATGATAGAATTTGCTCTTTTAAACAAGCCTATTGTATTTTTCACTTATGATTATGATAGTTATCTAAACAAGGAAAGAGGATTTTATTTTGATTTCAAATCTACAGTTCCGGGACCTGTAGTTTATGATTCCAATCAGCTGATTGATGTTATTAAAAATCATGAATTCGATGAAAGCAGAATATTAGAATTTGTTAAGACACAATTTGACGAAATTGACGGTCATGCATCTGAAAGAGTTGTTGATTATCTATTAAAATAA
- a CDS encoding glycosyltransferase family 2 protein yields MGDIKISVIIPVYNCEEYIGTTLKSVINQNFTDYEIIVIDDGSTDNSLNIIKSTLKGCGVRYKIIHQENAGVSVARNHGIEVSEGEYLVFVDGDDYVLENHLSELYVEGYDFNLTRFAKKHDNELFKSSYFNQSIISTDDFIRKELNMEILFNFFQLAYRADIIKGYGIRFTPGVVYGEDTEFALKALIFGSRIHISNEITYFYVQRSDSAIRTTEYRRFDIVPIFERLANFYRINGKNNLANLIVYTRIPKAIFGNMIYFFYSCYGFDEVMYVMKRKNLFSKLERFRGDLKSKIKIKLFLSNPRLYYKLWFKYKNSID; encoded by the coding sequence ATGGGAGATATTAAAATCAGTGTTATAATACCAGTATATAACTGTGAGGAATATATAGGTACAACCCTCAAATCAGTAATTAATCAGAATTTCACTGATTATGAAATCATTGTCATAGATGACGGCTCAACCGACAACAGCCTCAACATTATCAAATCCACACTAAAGGGCTGTGGTGTCAGATACAAGATAATCCATCAGGAAAATGCAGGGGTCAGCGTTGCAAGAAACCACGGAATCGAAGTTTCCGAAGGGGAATATCTTGTATTCGTTGACGGTGACGATTACGTTTTGGAAAACCATTTATCTGAGTTGTATGTGGAAGGATATGACTTTAACTTAACCCGTTTTGCAAAAAAGCACGATAATGAATTATTCAAATCATCCTATTTCAATCAGAGCATAATCTCCACAGACGATTTCATCAGAAAGGAACTCAACATGGAGATATTGTTTAACTTTTTCCAGCTCGCCTACCGTGCCGATATAATTAAGGGTTACGGCATCAGATTCACTCCGGGTGTCGTTTATGGGGAGGACACTGAATTTGCACTTAAAGCACTAATTTTCGGAAGCAGAATTCATATCAGCAATGAAATTACCTATTTCTATGTTCAAAGGTCAGACTCTGCAATCAGAACAACCGAATACAGACGATTTGATATTGTTCCAATTTTTGAAAGATTAGCTAATTTCTACAGAATAAACGGAAAAAACAATCTCGCCAACCTGATTGTGTATACACGAATTCCGAAGGCCATTTTCGGCAACATGATCTACTTCTTTTACAGCTGCTACGGATTTGATGAAGTAATGTATGTAATGAAGAGAAAAAATTTATTCTCAAAACTCGAGAGGTTCAGGGGAGATTTAAAGTCCAAGATAAAGATTAAGCTGTTCCTGTCAAATCCGAGATTATACTATAAGCTGTGGTTTAAATACAAAAATTCGATTGATTGA